The proteins below are encoded in one region of Fervidicoccaceae archaeon:
- a CDS encoding matrixin family metalloprotease codes for MLSISAISAVRASQGAIELVGKEWNHDPLKVYVKAPSDLFLQVSIALNDWSSALEAASGRNVDNSELGGSLPDGVFDFVIVSSSKEADIIISVERGAAAGLLGMTLLQDKNGDGYFDKAKITVKAGRGLDVADFRNVMRHEIGHALGLGHAEDPSDLMHPTYDASATKTDIYPSNLDVCALRSIYLDDGFGGDNLPPQLIPSTYSST; via the coding sequence TTGCTCTCTATATCAGCTATCTCCGCGGTGAGAGCTTCTCAAGGCGCGATAGAGCTCGTAGGCAAAGAATGGAACCATGATCCTTTGAAAGTCTACGTGAAAGCCCCCTCGGATCTGTTCCTCCAAGTCTCGATAGCCCTCAACGATTGGTCGAGCGCTCTAGAAGCCGCGAGCGGGAGAAACGTCGATAACAGCGAGTTGGGAGGGAGCCTCCCCGATGGAGTCTTCGATTTCGTTATCGTGAGCTCGAGCAAAGAAGCTGATATAATCATAAGCGTGGAGAGGGGAGCGGCGGCTGGACTGCTGGGAATGACGCTATTGCAGGATAAGAACGGAGACGGGTACTTCGACAAGGCGAAGATAACGGTCAAGGCCGGGCGGGGGCTCGACGTCGCCGACTTCAGGAATGTCATGAGGCACGAAATAGGACACGCGCTAGGACTCGGGCACGCGGAGGATCCGAGCGACTTAATGCACCCGACATATGATGCTTCAGCGACTAAGACCGATATCTATCCATCGAACCTCGACGTCTGCGCTCTGCGATCCATATACCTAGACGACGGCTTCGGTGGCGATAATCTGCCCCCCCAACTGATACCATCGACGTACAGCTCCACGTGA
- a CDS encoding TenA family protein, whose protein sequence is MGSSESLSSRLRRDADAIWSKIFEHPFVVELYEGSLPLEKFKFYAAQDYNYLVGMMRAFSLLASRADYEVARTALEIAHADATVEMKNYELLLRELGMRLEDVIAMEPAPTNVAYMSYLVSTCALGEPLECLVATLPCFWSYAEIAERHADKLERNPIELYVKWAKVYLSADYRSLVERLRSLVDAAWEGRGYDRLLRHFLRGSRFEYMFWDMAYRGESWPL, encoded by the coding sequence GTGGGCTCGAGCGAGAGCCTCAGCTCCAGGCTCAGGAGAGACGCCGACGCCATTTGGTCTAAGATCTTCGAGCACCCCTTCGTGGTAGAGCTCTACGAGGGCTCGCTCCCCCTCGAGAAGTTCAAGTTCTACGCGGCTCAGGACTACAACTATTTGGTCGGCATGATGAGGGCCTTTTCTCTGCTGGCCTCGAGAGCAGACTACGAGGTGGCGAGGACGGCTCTAGAGATAGCTCACGCCGACGCGACCGTCGAGATGAAGAACTATGAGCTGCTACTGAGGGAGCTGGGGATGAGGCTCGAGGACGTCATCGCGATGGAGCCGGCGCCGACCAACGTGGCCTACATGAGTTATCTCGTGTCGACGTGCGCTCTCGGGGAGCCGCTTGAGTGCCTCGTGGCCACTCTGCCCTGCTTCTGGTCTTACGCCGAGATCGCCGAGCGCCACGCCGATAAACTGGAGAGAAACCCCATCGAGCTGTACGTCAAGTGGGCTAAAGTGTACCTCTCCGCCGATTACAGGTCGCTCGTGGAGAGGCTGCGCTCGCTCGTCGACGCTGCTTGGGAGGGGAGAGGATACGATAGGCTCCTGAGGCACTTCCTGAGAGGCTCGCGCTTCGAGTACATGTTCTGGGACATGGCGTATAGGGGGGAGAGCTGGCCCCTCTAA
- a CDS encoding MATE family efflux transporter: MPGEDRRALRELLGLALPAALQEAVNISYWFIDSLFLSRLGEEAFSAPVLSWPIIYVFYLGGVGLLLGGTALVSQSFGFGDAARTRRSAGAVLLASLLASIPLTLVPLAARGLLVEAMGVPVEMREEVEVYFGLTLLGIPLGLGTQAYAIISNALGDTRTPLLIELASTIFNLALDPLLIFGLLGAPAMGVAGAAIATVAARGLALSLGLRVLFASGVRGLRISPRDLAPDSRSLILLARVGLPLAATRVLNALAGFVFVSLVARAGPAAVAAYGSTDRIMQLVMIGSTGLQRASAAMIGQRIGAGDGTGARRLAAISSRVMATYMAAWSAILLASSRELTSFFLSSGESLAEGARLLSLVALTLPLLGLHLVMEAVARGSGRTVYYMLTVVVRLWAVRIGLGLALLESMGPLGLWLAASLSNAVAGALAVPWITSGLWAARIIESNEREKNFSPR, translated from the coding sequence TTGCCGGGCGAGGACCGCCGAGCTCTGAGAGAGCTGCTAGGCCTCGCTCTCCCGGCGGCGCTTCAGGAGGCGGTGAACATCTCGTACTGGTTCATCGACTCCCTCTTCCTCAGTAGGCTAGGCGAGGAGGCCTTCTCGGCTCCCGTGCTCAGCTGGCCGATCATATACGTCTTCTATCTAGGGGGAGTAGGCCTCCTGCTCGGCGGCACGGCGCTCGTGAGCCAGAGCTTCGGGTTCGGCGACGCGGCGAGAACGCGTAGAAGCGCGGGCGCGGTCCTCCTCGCCTCTCTCCTCGCCTCGATCCCCCTCACGCTGGTCCCGCTCGCGGCGAGAGGCCTACTGGTCGAGGCGATGGGGGTACCGGTCGAGATGCGAGAGGAGGTCGAGGTATACTTCGGCCTTACCCTTCTCGGGATCCCACTGGGCCTCGGGACTCAGGCCTACGCGATAATCTCCAACGCGCTTGGGGACACGAGGACCCCTCTGCTCATCGAGCTGGCCTCCACGATCTTCAACCTAGCGCTCGACCCCCTATTGATCTTCGGCCTCCTAGGAGCTCCAGCCATGGGGGTCGCGGGGGCGGCGATCGCCACCGTCGCGGCCAGAGGCCTGGCCCTCTCGCTGGGGCTCCGCGTCCTCTTCGCAAGCGGGGTCAGAGGGCTCAGGATCTCGCCGAGAGACCTGGCCCCCGACTCGAGATCACTTATTCTCCTCGCGAGGGTGGGCCTCCCTCTCGCCGCCACTAGAGTGCTCAACGCACTGGCGGGATTCGTCTTCGTCTCCCTCGTGGCCAGGGCCGGCCCGGCCGCGGTGGCGGCGTATGGCTCGACAGACAGGATAATGCAGCTCGTCATGATAGGCTCGACCGGGCTTCAGAGAGCCTCCGCGGCCATGATAGGGCAGCGAATCGGGGCGGGCGATGGGACCGGAGCCAGGAGGCTCGCCGCGATCTCTTCGCGAGTCATGGCGACCTACATGGCCGCGTGGTCCGCCATCCTTCTCGCTTCCTCGCGAGAACTGACATCTTTCTTCCTCAGCAGCGGGGAGAGCCTCGCGGAAGGAGCTCGTCTGCTCTCTCTCGTGGCTCTCACGCTCCCCCTCCTCGGCCTCCACCTGGTCATGGAGGCCGTGGCGCGCGGCTCCGGGCGCACCGTGTACTACATGCTCACGGTCGTGGTCAGGCTGTGGGCCGTGAGGATAGGCTTGGGGCTCGCGCTCCTCGAATCCATGGGCCCTCTCGGCCTCTGGCTTGCGGCCTCGCTCAGCAACGCCGTCGCTGGAGCCCTGGCGGTTCCGTGGATAACTAGCGGCCTCTGGGCGGCGAGGATCATCGAATCCAACGAGAGGGAGAAAAATTTTTCCCCGAGATAG
- a CDS encoding UPF0147 family protein encodes MSPLSSGAAHGSEDKIKAAINMLTKIVGDTSVPRNIRRVATEAINQLRAPNLSPGVRAANAVHVLEEISQDPNMPVHTRIAIWNVVTLLETVRD; translated from the coding sequence ATGAGTCCTTTGAGCTCGGGGGCGGCGCACGGGAGCGAGGACAAGATAAAAGCGGCCATAAATATGTTGACGAAGATAGTCGGCGACACGAGCGTCCCCAGGAACATAAGGAGAGTCGCCACCGAGGCGATAAATCAGCTGAGGGCCCCTAACCTGAGCCCGGGGGTCAGAGCGGCGAACGCTGTGCACGTGCTCGAGGAGATAAGCCAGGATCCCAACATGCCTGTCCACACGAGGATAGCGATTTGGAACGTGGTGACGCTCCTCGAGACGGTCAGAGATTGA
- a CDS encoding sulfite exporter TauE/SafE family protein — protein sequence MELGALKLALLEMLVLVGSIARAFSGMGAAALIAPLVSFLLPPKDVIALSILVRALIDATFLLSERPLFEFAGAYASGAIGFALGLALYSLASQRLVGAVLSLGILALALLMLVGARWRVRRERELMSVAGFAGGFMSILTGVAGPQVALALINQGRNPVYVRRYTMTFVSFTDLLALISLPMIGGLRVEHLEVFALLAPGVLVGYWLGAQLLKRASERAKLLERIVLALIASSSLAASLRFLLPWGAPTNSL from the coding sequence GTGGAGCTCGGCGCGCTTAAGCTAGCGCTGCTGGAGATGTTGGTGCTCGTAGGGTCGATCGCGAGGGCCTTCTCGGGCATGGGGGCGGCTGCGCTGATCGCCCCTCTCGTGTCCTTCCTGCTGCCGCCCAAGGACGTGATCGCCCTCTCGATACTCGTCAGAGCTTTGATCGACGCGACGTTCCTGCTCAGTGAGAGGCCTCTCTTCGAGTTCGCGGGGGCCTACGCGTCGGGCGCGATAGGCTTCGCCCTCGGCCTCGCGCTATACTCGCTGGCCTCTCAGCGCCTGGTCGGAGCGGTGCTGAGCTTGGGGATTCTGGCCTTAGCCCTCCTCATGTTGGTGGGAGCCAGGTGGAGAGTGAGGAGGGAGAGAGAGCTCATGAGCGTCGCCGGCTTCGCCGGGGGGTTCATGAGCATACTCACGGGGGTGGCTGGCCCCCAAGTGGCTCTCGCTCTGATCAATCAAGGGCGCAACCCGGTCTACGTGAGGAGATACACTATGACCTTCGTCAGCTTCACCGATCTCCTGGCCTTGATCTCTCTCCCAATGATCGGGGGCTTGAGGGTCGAGCACCTCGAGGTCTTCGCGCTCCTGGCCCCGGGCGTGCTAGTGGGATACTGGCTCGGCGCTCAGCTATTGAAGCGCGCTAGCGAGAGGGCCAAGCTGCTGGAGAGGATCGTCTTGGCGCTCATAGCGTCCTCGTCTCTAGCCGCCTCGCTCAGGTTCCTCCTGCCGTGGGGAGCTCCGACGAATAGCTTATAA